The Vicia villosa cultivar HV-30 ecotype Madison, WI linkage group LG1, Vvil1.0, whole genome shotgun sequence genome includes a region encoding these proteins:
- the LOC131595971 gene encoding S-protein homolog 29-like, with protein sequence MSPFNQKVVVICMLMLLSVQYVHSVQVNALNSIDGLFNKIHVNIANSLEGNLDLTLNCKSKDDNLGVHLLHHGETFSFTFRPKWFAKTLFFCSFAWTGEFHWFDIFIDWDRPRADCHNCNWNVYKSGPCRTPESKSHTPTPICFPWNKPQ encoded by the coding sequence ATGTCTCCATTTAACCAAAAAGTTGTGGTGATATGTATGTTGATGCTGTTATCAGTGCAGTATGTTCACAGCGTTCAAGTGAATGCTTTAAACTCAATTGACGGTCTTTTTAATAAAATTCATGTCAATATTGCTAACTCTTTAGAAGGAAATTTAGATTTAACTCTTAATTGTAAATCAAAAGATGACAATCTTGGAGTTCATCTTTTGCATCATGGCGAAACTTTTAGTTTTACTTTCCGTCCTAAATGGTTTGCAAAAACCTTATTCTTTTGTTCCTTTGCATGGACGGGTGAATTTCATTGGTTTGATATATTTATAGATTGGGACAGGCCGAGAGCTGATTGTCATAATTGCAATTGGAATGTATACAAATCTGGACCATGTAGAACTCCAGAATCAAAGTCGCATACACCTACACCTATTTGCTTTCCGTGGAATAAGCCACAATGA